In Acaryochloris marina S15, a single genomic region encodes these proteins:
- a CDS encoding amino acid ABC transporter ATP-binding protein codes for MTEMNPIIVATDVHKWYDAFHVLQGVDLKVERQEVVVLMGPSGSGKSTFIRTLNALEDYQQGQIVIDGMELSPDLGHIESIRREVGMVFQQFNLFPHLTVLQNITLAPIWVRRWPRTKAEEVAMQLLEQVDILEQAHKYPGQLSGGQQQRVAIARALAMQPKIMLFDEPTSALDPEMVKEVLVVMQSLAESGMTMVVVTHEVGFAREVANRILLMDQGTVVEEAAPEQFFQNPKEERTKLFLSQIL; via the coding sequence ATGACTGAAATGAATCCGATTATTGTGGCCACAGATGTCCACAAGTGGTACGACGCTTTTCATGTCTTACAGGGCGTGGATTTAAAGGTGGAGCGCCAAGAAGTAGTCGTACTGATGGGACCCTCAGGGTCAGGCAAGTCTACCTTTATTCGTACTCTTAATGCCTTAGAAGACTATCAGCAAGGACAGATTGTCATTGATGGCATGGAGCTATCCCCAGACCTCGGCCATATTGAATCGATTCGCCGGGAAGTGGGGATGGTGTTTCAGCAGTTTAATTTATTTCCCCATCTGACGGTGTTGCAAAATATCACCTTGGCACCGATTTGGGTGAGACGTTGGCCCCGCACTAAAGCAGAAGAGGTGGCGATGCAGCTTTTGGAACAGGTCGATATTTTGGAGCAAGCCCATAAATATCCTGGACAGTTGTCGGGAGGACAGCAGCAACGAGTTGCGATCGCACGGGCTCTCGCCATGCAGCCCAAGATTATGTTGTTCGACGAACCCACCTCTGCCCTTGATCCTGAGATGGTAAAAGAAGTGTTAGTCGTCATGCAATCGTTAGCTGAATCAGGTATGACTATGGTCGTGGTTACCCATGAAGTTGGGTTTGCCAGAGAAGTAGCAAACCGTATTCTGCTGATGGACCAAGGTACTGTCGTTGAAGAAGCTGCTCCAGAGCAATTTTTTCAAAATCCCAAAGAAGAACGAACCAAACTTTTCTTGTCACAAATCTTGTAG
- a CDS encoding amino acid ABC transporter permease, which yields MPPKSPITPSASSILIWLRRNLFSTWYNCLLTVISLWIIYLGGQGLFLWMFSQAQWTVLQANLRLFFVGRFPLDQIWRVWLIVLLVSAVTSLTAGVIQWNRTVPISVGILTAIGLSVAPLVGGQRPELIWVAAIGSVALFNLLGGPWLKAHLSPRLISRGLPSVWFLTVFMILWLLMGGLGLSAIGTNVWQGLLLTVLTAVVSIALSFPIGVLLALGRRSSLPVIRTLCILYIEVIRGLPLIGVLFIAGVMLPLVLPSQVQLDAVLRAICGLTLFSAAYLAENVRGGLQSIPQGQMEAAKALGLNPVLVLSLVVLPQALRSVIPTIVGQFIGLFKDTSLLSIIGLVELTGISRSVLSQPRFIGRHGEVYLFIGLLYWLFCYLMSLGSRRLERQLGVK from the coding sequence ATGCCGCCGAAATCTCCGATTACGCCTTCAGCTTCCTCTATATTGATCTGGTTGCGCCGCAACCTCTTCAGCACTTGGTACAACTGTTTGCTAACGGTGATTAGTCTCTGGATTATTTATCTTGGGGGACAAGGTCTATTTCTGTGGATGTTTAGTCAGGCGCAATGGACGGTTTTGCAAGCCAACTTACGCTTGTTCTTTGTCGGCCGCTTTCCCCTCGACCAAATTTGGCGAGTATGGTTGATTGTATTGCTGGTTTCCGCAGTAACCAGCCTGACAGCAGGTGTCATTCAGTGGAACCGGACTGTACCCATCAGTGTGGGGATTTTGACTGCAATTGGCTTAAGCGTTGCCCCTTTAGTGGGTGGGCAACGCCCAGAGCTAATATGGGTTGCAGCGATAGGCAGTGTTGCTTTGTTCAACCTACTGGGGGGACCGTGGTTGAAAGCTCACCTATCTCCTCGCTTGATCAGCAGAGGTTTGCCTTCAGTTTGGTTCCTAACCGTGTTTATGATCCTATGGCTATTAATGGGAGGGTTGGGATTAAGCGCCATCGGAACTAATGTTTGGCAAGGGTTGTTATTGACCGTGCTGACGGCAGTCGTTAGTATTGCCCTGTCATTCCCAATAGGTGTGCTATTGGCTTTAGGACGGCGCAGTTCCCTACCTGTGATTCGGACTCTCTGTATCTTATACATCGAAGTGATTCGAGGGTTACCGTTAATAGGAGTTCTCTTTATTGCCGGGGTGATGTTACCACTGGTATTGCCAAGCCAAGTACAGTTAGATGCAGTCTTGCGGGCAATTTGTGGTCTCACACTCTTTAGTGCAGCTTATCTGGCAGAGAATGTACGGGGGGGCTTACAGTCGATCCCTCAAGGTCAAATGGAAGCAGCCAAAGCGTTGGGGCTCAATCCAGTTTTGGTTTTAAGTTTGGTGGTGTTACCGCAAGCCTTACGATCGGTCATCCCCACAATTGTTGGGCAATTTATTGGATTGTTTAAAGACACTTCACTACTATCGATTATTGGTCTTGTAGAACTGACGGGGATTTCACGGTCCGTTCTCTCTCAACCACGATTTATTGGTCGGCATGGAGAAGTGTATTTATTTATTGGTTTGCTGTACTGGTTATTTTGTTATCTGATGTCTTTGGGAAGTCGGCGTTTAGAGCGTCAACTCGGTGTGAAGTGA